From the Deinococcus gobiensis I-0 genome, the window GAATCGTGTTGACACTGAGTTGCGCCACGTCCTTGTGCTCGGTCATGGGGGCAGTCTACCCGCCTGGGCCGCGCCGGGCAGGGCCTGTGTCTCGACGGGCCGGCAGCACGCGCCCCCCGCCGGGAACAGGCAGGGGGCACGGTGGAATTCACGTCCGGGGCCTGGAACGGTCCCTCCGGTCAGGCGGGCAAGCGCGCGGTCGGCACTTCCATTCCGGTATGAACAAAATACGCCCCAGACGTAACCCTGTCAAGACTTCTGTGTATGCTGCCGGTTCGGCTATGCGCTCCCCGGGCGATGGGCCTGTGTGGCAGCCCACACGGGCCAGGTCCTGCTGCATAGTCTCCCCCCTCCGCCATCTGGCTTAGGGACCGGATTCGCGTCCTTGCCCCGCCCCCCGCAAGATGACCCCATGTCCGAACACCCTGTGTCGCCCGGCGAGACGCTCCCCGAACTCCGCCCCTTCCGGAACGCCGACGCCCCGGCGGTCGCGCGCCTCGTGACCGACAGCGTGCGCGGGCACTGGACCTATGCCCCGACGCACTTCCGGGAGAACCCGGGCCCGCTGCGCCGCCGCCTCGTCGCGGTGCAGGCCGGCGAGGTGATCGCCACCGCCGCGCTCTCCCCCTTCGGGGTGGGGACGCCGGACGCGTTGCGGCTGGACCTCGCGGGCGAGGAGACGGCTTTCTCGCCGCTGTACCTCGCGCTGCTGGCCGAGGTCCCCACCGGATTCGCACGCGTGCTGGGCGTGACGCGCGAGGATTTCGGCGAACAGGTGGCCTTTTTCGGCAGGGCGGGTTTCCGCAACGCCTGGCAGTCGTGGGGCGCGCACCTGGAGCTGCAGGACTTCGATTTCGGGCGCTACGCGGCGCAGGAGGAGAAGCTCTTCCTCGAGGGCTACGAGGTCGAGCACCTGTCGCCGGAGGCCCCGGACGCCGACTGGGACACACTGCATGCCCTGACGGCGCAGGGAGTGGCCGACGCCCCGCACAATCCCGTGACCACCCCCGACCCGCTGAGCCGGGACGCCCTGCGCGGCATGATCCGGCGGGAGGAGGCCTGCTTCGTGGTGCGGCGCCGGGGTGAGATCGTGGCGCTGACCCGCCTGACCCCGCGCGGCGGCACGGTGGACAGCGAGCACACCGTCACCCACCCGGCCCACCGCTCGCGCGGCCTCGCCACGGTCCTCAAGGCGCGCGCCCTGGCCTGGGCGCAGGCGCAGGGCGCGGCGGCGGCGAGTACCGGCGGCACGGTCCTGAATCTGCCCATGCTGCGGGTCAATACCCGTCTGGGCTACCGCCCCGAGCCGATGTGGCTCACCTGGGCCATGCCCTTGTCACGCAGATGTAAGAATTAAGGTTTAATGTATGTCCATGCCTCAACTCCGCCTCGAAGAACTGGTGTCGTACTTCGTGCTCGCGCAAGCCGGAGATGCCAAGCCCTATACCGACCGCGACTTCGTCCGGCTCATCGACGAACTCGGTCTGGAGCGCGCCAACGCCCTGCGCTCGGACATCGCCACGCAGCTCGCGCAGGGGCGGCCCGCCCGCACCATCGAAGCCGAACTCGTCGCCTGAGCGTGAACCGGTGTTCGCCGCCCTGAGGGGCGGCTTTTTCATGCCTGCTCCAGGTCTGGACTAGGTTCCGCCGTCCAACCAGGCCCAGGCCTCCCGCGCAGTCGCCAGTTCACGCTCGGCGGGGCGGCCAGGAGCGGCCAGCGGGGTCAGGCGGCGCAGGTCGGCCTCCACCTGTTCGCGTAACGCCGCGCCCGCCGCGCGCAGCAGCAGCGGGCCATACCGCCGCGCGGCGGCCAGGGGCAGCCCCATGTAGGCCGGGTCGGGGCCACCCGCGCGCTCCAGGGCCAGCACGGGGTACAGCCAGTACCCCTCCGTGAGCGCCTCGGCCGTCAGGTGGTAGCCCTGCGCCCGCGCCCAGACCCGCAGCGGCTCGGGGCTGTCGTTGGGTTGCAGTACCAGCCGGGTGGGCAGCGCCGCCCCTGCCCGCTCCAGCACGCCCCGGATGGTCGCTGCGCCCATGCCGCACAGGCTGGCGCTGTCTGCCTCGCCAGGGCGCAGGGGCGCGAAACCGTCGCCGGCCCGGACCTCGATCTGGGCGGCCAGCCCCGCGCCGGCCACGTTGCGCCGCGCCTGGGCCAGCGGGCCGGGATTGAGCTCGACGGCGACGCAGCGCCGCGCCCGCCCGCTGCGGATCAGGGCGACGGGCAACCGGGCGTGATCGGTGCCGATATCGGCGTGGACCTCGGCGCGGACGAGCGCGAGCACGGCCCCCAGCCGGGCGTCGAGGGTCGCCGGGGTCATGTGGGCGGGGCCGGAGCCGTCGGCTCGGGAACGGGCGGCTCGGGGTGGGCCGCGCCCTGCCGGCTCAGGATCACGCTGTAGGCCCCGACCGCCAGGATCACGGCCGCGAGCGCCGCGCCGTAGGCCAGGATCTCGGTCCCGCCCTTCCACTCCAATGCCACGCTGAAGAAATTGACCGCCAGCGCCACCACCACGATGCCCAGCAGCTTCTGCTTGAGGTCGTCGAAGGTGCGGATGTGCAACCACGCGGGCACGTTCTGCACCCGCCCGACGAACAGCGCCTGCATCCCCAGGCTGATGATGAGCAGGGCCATCCCGACCAGCAGGGTGTCGGCCTGCTCGACCGCCGCCACCATGAGGTGCTTGGTCGTGCCCTCCTCGCCCAGGTGGGTGAAGGCGTCCCGGATGGTGCGCGCCGCCTGCCAGATGGCCGCCACGAACAGCGCGAGGCTGAACACGAGCGAGCTGAGGACGCCGAGTTCGACGATCAGGCGCGTGAACCCGAAGGCGTGCGAGAGCTGCCGGGACGCGGGCGCACCGGGGGCGCGGGAGTGCGGGCGCGTCACCCCGCTTCTCCGGCCGGGGTCTCCAGCGGCACGAGGGGGTCGCCCACGCGGATCAGCCCGCCCCGGATGACCCGCGCGGTCAGGCCGCCGTGGCCGCGCACCGCGTTGTAGCCGCCCTCCCCCAGGTTCTCCTCCATGCGTGAGCAGGGGTGACACTCGCCGGTGCCCTCCAGAATCGCCTCGCCGATCTGGAAACGCCGGTCCTTGAGGGCCAGCAGCGGCAGTCCCGACACCACGATGTTGCGCCGCAGCAGCTCGGGCGCGGCCTCCTCCAGCCCCGCGAGCACCGCGATCACCGGCAGGTGCTCGGCCTGGATCAGCGTGACCTGCCGCTTGCCGGGGCCGCCGGGCACGGCCTGGGCGGGCGGGGGCGGGGGCCGGGGCCTCGCCCGCCTCGCCGCTCAGGGCGGTCAGGCGCGCGGGGGCCTGCTTGCCGTGGTCGCCGATCAGGCCGACCAGGGGGTGCGCCTGCACCTCGGGGACGCTCCGGACCGCCGCGCGGCGCGCCGTGCGCAGGCCGATCCACTCGACCCGGCCCGCCCGTGGCAGCGCCGTGCGAAGTTCCTGCATCGTCTTCATGGGGCCATGCTAGCGGGTCGCGGGCAGGGGCAGAATCGGGCAAGCTGAGGGCCGGATGACCACGCCGCCCGATCCCCCGCCCGCACCGCGCCCGGCCGCCGCCCCGCAGGCCACCTCGCCGCAGGTGGCAGCCGGGCGGGCCGCGACCGAGCAGGCCCGCACCGAGCGCGCGCGGGAAAAGGAGAAGACTGGCCGCCTGAAGGCCGTGCTGGACACCATTCCCCTCCTGGCGACCCTGACCACGGTGTCCGTCGCGCTGTTTTCCAGCCTCCAGTCGCAACAGCAGTACCGCGACACGCAGGCCTCGGCCCGCTTCCAGAGCGCGGTCGAGCTGCTGGCCGGGGACGACCTCACGACCCGGGTGGGCGGCGTCGCGCTGCTGGGGCAGGTCGCCCAGACGAACAGCGAGCGCCGCGAGAACGCCGTGCGGCTGCTCGCCACCTTCTTGCGGGTCCACTCGCCCGCGACCGATGCGGGACGCGCCGCCGCCGTCACGCGGGAACCCGCCGCCGAGGAGGTGCGCGCCGTCTTCTCGGCGATGGCCTACCGGGGCGACGTGAAGGAGGTGGACCTCGGGCGCATCAGCGCGCGCGGCCTCCAGTTGGCGGACGCCGACCTGCGCGGCCTGATCCTGGCCCGCAGCGACCTGAGTGGCGGCAGCTTCGGGCGCGGCGACCTGCGGGGCGTCTCGCTTCAGGGGGCCACCCTGCGCGGCGTGGGCTTCGGGCAGGCCGACCTGCGCGGCGCGGTACTCACCGGCGCCGACCTCCGGGACGCAGACTTGCGGGGTGCCCGGCTCGCGGGCACCGACCTCCGGGGCACCACCGGCCTGACCTCCGCCCAGCTCGCCGGGGCCACGACCGACGGGACGACGCGGCTGCCGGCCGGAATCACGGTGCCGGTGGCCGGCGCGCAGACGGCCCCCACCCCCTGAGCCGGACCTGCCATGCCGGACTTGCTATGCTGCCGGACATGAGGCGCCTGACCCGACCTGCCTATCCGTCCCGCCGCTGGCGGGAGGGCCGGGACACGCGGTAAGTGACAGCCTGAAATCCAACCCCCGAACGCGGCGCGACTCCCCAGCGAGTGCGCCGCGTTCTTTTGACGGAGTGCCCATGAACGAGATTCGCAGGAATGTCCCGGTGGACGAACAGATCGAAATCCTCAAGCGTGGCGTGGCCGACCTCGTGTCCGAGGACGACCTGCGGCGCAAGCTCGCGCGCAGCCTGGAGACCGGCACGCCGCTGCGCATCAAGCTCGGCGCCGACCCCACCCGCCCCGACCTGCACCTGGGCCACGCGGTGATCCTGCGCAAGATGCGCCAGTTCCAGGACCTGGGCCACAAGGTCATCCTGCTCATCGGCGACTTCACGGCCATGATCGGCGACCCCAGCGGCAAGTCCAAGACCCGCCCGCCCCTGACCCTTGAGGAGACGCGCGCCAACGCCAAGAGCTACCTGGAGCAGAGCCGCCTCGTGCTGCGCGGCGAGCCGGAAGTGCTAGAGATCCGCTACAACGGCGAGTGGCTCGAACCGATGGGCTACGCCGACGTGATCCGGCTGGCGAGCCGCTACACCGTGGCCCGCATTCTGGAGCGCGACGACTTCACCAAACGCCTGAACGCCGGCACGCCGATCTCGCTGCACGAACTGCTGTACCCGGTCACGCAGGGCTACGACTCGGTGGCCCTGCACGCCGACGTGGAACTGGGCGGCACCGACCAGCTGTTCAACAACCTCGTGGGGCGCGCGCTGCAACGCGACTACGACCAAGAGCCGCAGGTGGTCATGACGCTGCCGCTGCTCGTCGG encodes:
- a CDS encoding tRNA (adenine(22)-N(1))-methyltransferase TrmK encodes the protein MTPATLDARLGAVLALVRAEVHADIGTDHARLPVALIRSGRARRCVAVELNPGPLAQARRNVAGAGLAAQIEVRAGDGFAPLRPGEADSASLCGMGAATIRGVLERAGAALPTRLVLQPNDSPEPLRVWARAQGYHLTAEALTEGYWLYPVLALERAGGPDPAYMGLPLAAARRYGPLLLRAAGAALREQVEADLRRLTPLAAPGRPAERELATAREAWAWLDGGT
- a CDS encoding YqhA family protein, which gives rise to MTRPHSRAPGAPASRQLSHAFGFTRLIVELGVLSSLVFSLALFVAAIWQAARTIRDAFTHLGEEGTTKHLMVAAVEQADTLLVGMALLIISLGMQALFVGRVQNVPAWLHIRTFDDLKQKLLGIVVVALAVNFFSVALEWKGGTEILAYGAALAAVILAVGAYSVILSRQGAAHPEPPVPEPTAPAPPT
- the tyrS gene encoding tyrosine--tRNA ligase, which gives rise to MNEIRRNVPVDEQIEILKRGVADLVSEDDLRRKLARSLETGTPLRIKLGADPTRPDLHLGHAVILRKMRQFQDLGHKVILLIGDFTAMIGDPSGKSKTRPPLTLEETRANAKSYLEQSRLVLRGEPEVLEIRYNGEWLEPMGYADVIRLASRYTVARILERDDFTKRLNAGTPISLHELLYPVTQGYDSVALHADVELGGTDQLFNNLVGRALQRDYDQEPQVVMTLPLLVGLDGTEKMSKSLDNYVGLTDEAHVMFARLMKVPDTLLDNYFTLLTDLPRARIAELLAGHPVAAHRELAREVVRAFHPDADLDAAEERFRAVARGGIPENIPVVTLAAADLDDSADPDRVSLVKLVVLAGLEPSNGAARKLIQNRGLKLNGEPFTDPHGSLSRAQIAAGAVIQKGKDKFARIVIGG
- a CDS encoding pentapeptide repeat-containing protein is translated as MTTPPDPPPAPRPAAAPQATSPQVAAGRAATEQARTERAREKEKTGRLKAVLDTIPLLATLTTVSVALFSSLQSQQQYRDTQASARFQSAVELLAGDDLTTRVGGVALLGQVAQTNSERRENAVRLLATFLRVHSPATDAGRAAAVTREPAAEEVRAVFSAMAYRGDVKEVDLGRISARGLQLADADLRGLILARSDLSGGSFGRGDLRGVSLQGATLRGVGFGQADLRGAVLTGADLRDADLRGARLAGTDLRGTTGLTSAQLAGATTDGTTRLPAGITVPVAGAQTAPTP
- a CDS encoding GNAT family N-acetyltransferase, which translates into the protein MSEHPVSPGETLPELRPFRNADAPAVARLVTDSVRGHWTYAPTHFRENPGPLRRRLVAVQAGEVIATAALSPFGVGTPDALRLDLAGEETAFSPLYLALLAEVPTGFARVLGVTREDFGEQVAFFGRAGFRNAWQSWGAHLELQDFDFGRYAAQEEKLFLEGYEVEHLSPEAPDADWDTLHALTAQGVADAPHNPVTTPDPLSRDALRGMIRREEACFVVRRRGEIVALTRLTPRGGTVDSEHTVTHPAHRSRGLATVLKARALAWAQAQGAAAASTGGTVLNLPMLRVNTRLGYRPEPMWLTWAMPLSRRCKN